One Camelina sativa cultivar DH55 chromosome 3, Cs, whole genome shotgun sequence genomic window carries:
- the LOC109130199 gene encoding myosin-8-like, producing the protein MTRLAYLHEPGVLQNLQSRYDINEIYTYTGSILIAVNPFRRLPHLYSSHMMAEYKGASLGELSPHPFAVADAAYRQMVNEGVSQSILVSGESGAGKTESTKLLMRYLAYMGGRAAAEGRSVEQKVLESNPVLEAFGNAKTVRNNNSSRFGKFVEIQFDESGRISCDEKSLEDSLCKRIMVTRDETITKTLDPEAALLSRDALAKIMYSRLFDWLVEKINTQIGQDPDSKYLIGVLDIYGFESFKTNSFEQFCINLTNEKLQQHFNQHVFKMEQEEYKX; encoded by the exons ATGACAAGACTGGCTTATTTACATGAACCTGGAGTTCTTCAGAATTTACAATCAAGATATGATATCAATGAAATTTAT ACATATACAGGAAGCATACTGATTGCTGTTAACCCATTTAGAAGACTTCCGCATCTATATAGTAGCCATATGATGGCTGAATATAAAGGGGCTTCCCTCGGTGAGCTGAGTCCACATCCTTTTGCCGTTGCAGATGCTGCTTATAG ACAGATGGTTAATGAAGGAGTTAGTCAATCTATCCTGGTTAGCGGAGAAAGTGGTGCTGGTAAAACTGAAAGCACAAAGTTGCTTATGAGATATCTTGCCTACATGGGTGGGAGAGCTGCTGCTGAGGGAAGAAGTGTTGAGCAGAAAGTGTTGGAG TCGAATCCTGTTTTAGAAGCCTTTGGAAATGCAAAGACTGTTAGGAACAATAATTCCAG TCGATTTGGTAAGTTCGTGGAGATTCAATTTGACGAATCGGGGAGGATATC GTGTGATGAAAAATCACTTGAGGATTCTCTATGCAAGCGTATCATGGTAACTCGTGATGAAACAATCACAAAAACTCTTGATCCAGAAGCAGCTCTTCTTAGCAGAGATGCTTTGGCTAAAATCATGTACTCAAGGTTGTTTGACTG GCTCGTTGAAAAGATTAATACTCAAATTGGTCAAGATCCTGATTCAAAGTACTTGATTGGTGTTCTGGATATTTATGGATTCGAGAGTTTCAAGACAAACAG ttttgaGCAATTTTGCATCAATTTGACTAATGAGAAACTTCAGCAGCACTTTAATCAG CACGTCTTTAAAATGGAGCAAGAGGAGTATAAANCT